One genomic window of Flexivirga oryzae includes the following:
- a CDS encoding zf-HC2 domain-containing protein, protein MMLFSRDFARAEHEHLGDRVGEYVDGMLDADDEYRADLHLTVCEHCRYAVQQERAIIAQLRSVSFDSGGHEQLMAGLLSLASSESGAPLGASSQLSKDLDRPAPAVVTCSAPPQYQSARKSMAFALFAVAGCVGVALVASTASGVAQGPQSPSRQAPGQAALVRDVSTPQVSETAKKRETSGGSTRETVPMFVQVAANPTP, encoded by the coding sequence GTGATGCTCTTCTCGCGCGATTTCGCGCGCGCCGAACACGAGCATCTGGGTGACCGCGTCGGCGAGTATGTCGACGGCATGCTCGACGCGGACGACGAGTACCGCGCCGACCTGCACCTGACCGTCTGCGAACACTGCCGCTACGCGGTGCAGCAGGAGCGCGCGATCATCGCCCAACTGCGGTCGGTCAGCTTCGACTCCGGCGGCCACGAGCAGTTGATGGCCGGCCTGCTGTCGCTCGCCTCCTCGGAGTCGGGTGCGCCGCTCGGCGCGTCGTCGCAGCTGTCGAAGGACCTCGACCGCCCGGCGCCCGCAGTGGTCACCTGCAGCGCACCCCCGCAGTACCAGTCGGCGCGCAAGTCGATGGCGTTCGCACTGTTCGCGGTCGCCGGCTGTGTCGGCGTCGCGCTCGTCGCATCGACCGCGTCAGGGGTGGCGCAGGGACCGCAGTCGCCCAGCAGACAGGCGCCCGGTCAGGCGGCGCTCGTGCGCGACGTGTCCACGCCGCAGGTGTCCGAGACCGCCAAGAAGAGGGAAACCTCCGGCGGGTCGACGCGCGAGACCGTGCCGATGTTCGTGCAGGTGGCGGCGAACCCCACCCCCTGA
- the sigE gene encoding RNA polymerase sigma factor SigE has protein sequence MTDQLLRGAVKTEVPDVAPPGWEPPTWEEIVTEHSARVYRLAYRLTGNVHDAEDLTHDVFVRVFRSLHSYRPGTFEGWLHRITTNVFLDKMRRKQRIRFDALADDAAARLPSREGSPEQLYADAHFDDDIQRALDALAPDFRAAVVLCDIEGLSYEEIAATLGIKLGTVRSRIHRGRAQLREALAHRAPENRPAARSRVGIPTLRPAGAAQ, from the coding sequence ATGACCGACCAACTGCTGCGGGGCGCAGTGAAGACCGAGGTGCCCGATGTGGCGCCACCGGGGTGGGAGCCACCGACCTGGGAGGAGATCGTCACCGAGCACTCGGCGCGTGTCTACCGCCTGGCCTACCGGCTGACCGGCAATGTCCACGACGCCGAGGACCTGACGCACGACGTCTTCGTGCGTGTCTTCCGCTCGCTGCACTCCTACCGCCCCGGCACCTTCGAGGGCTGGCTGCACCGCATCACCACCAACGTCTTCCTGGACAAGATGCGCCGCAAGCAGCGCATCCGCTTCGACGCACTGGCCGACGACGCCGCCGCGCGGCTGCCCAGCCGCGAGGGCAGTCCCGAGCAGTTGTATGCCGACGCCCACTTCGACGACGACATCCAGCGGGCGCTCGACGCGCTCGCACCGGACTTCCGCGCCGCCGTCGTGCTGTGCGACATCGAGGGCCTGTCCTACGAGGAGATCGCCGCGACGCTCGGCATCAAGCTCGGCACCGTGCGGTCCCGGATCCACCGCGGACGGGCGCAGCTGCGGGAGGCGCTGGCGCACCGCGCGCCCGAGAACCGCCCCGCTGCGCGCAGCCGGGTCGGCATACCGACCCTGCGACCGGCGGGAGCCGCGCAGTGA
- a CDS encoding O-methyltransferase, whose translation MSTQRAASWGYAGDFVPEPEVIERARVRGEQFGAVPVGPGTGPALRLLAAACRARSAVEVGTGAGSSGLWLLLGMPDDGVLTTIDIKAEHQNAARKAYAEAGIPAARTRLITGDALQVMGRLTDGGYDLVFVDGHKPDYPAYVDAAGRLLRAGGLLLMDNMLWHDKVADPAVRDETTVLLRDLGKQLRDDPDWTTTLLPVGDGLLAAVKV comes from the coding sequence ATGTCAACACAGCGAGCGGCCAGCTGGGGGTATGCCGGAGACTTCGTGCCCGAGCCGGAAGTCATCGAACGCGCCCGCGTGCGCGGCGAGCAGTTCGGTGCGGTCCCGGTCGGCCCCGGCACCGGACCGGCCCTGCGGCTGCTCGCCGCGGCCTGCCGCGCCCGGTCCGCCGTCGAGGTCGGCACCGGCGCGGGCTCGTCGGGCCTGTGGCTGCTGCTGGGTATGCCGGACGACGGCGTCCTCACCACCATCGACATCAAGGCCGAGCACCAGAACGCCGCGCGCAAGGCGTATGCCGAGGCCGGCATACCCGCGGCACGCACGCGCCTGATCACCGGCGACGCCCTGCAGGTCATGGGCCGCCTCACCGACGGCGGCTACGACCTGGTGTTCGTGGACGGCCACAAACCGGACTACCCGGCCTACGTCGACGCCGCCGGGCGACTGTTGCGCGCCGGTGGGCTGCTGCTGATGGACAACATGCTCTGGCACGACAAGGTGGCCGATCCGGCCGTACGCGACGAGACGACGGTCCTGCTGCGTGATCTGGGCAAACAACTGCGCGACGACCCCGACTGGACGACCACCCTGCTGCCTGTCGGGGACGGACTGCTCGCCGCGGTCAAGGTCTGA
- a CDS encoding DUF3117 domain-containing protein encodes MAAMKPRTGDGPLEVTKEGRSILLRMPLEGGGRLVVEMNAEEAEALGAAIKGCIG; translated from the coding sequence ATGGCGGCAATGAAGCCGAGGACCGGAGACGGCCCTCTCGAGGTCACCAAGGAAGGCCGCAGCATCCTTCTGCGTATGCCGCTCGAGGGTGGTGGCCGCCTGGTCGTCGAGATGAACGCCGAAGAGGCCGAGGCCCTCGGCGCGGCCATCAAGGGCTGCATCGGCTGA
- a CDS encoding enoyl-CoA hydratase/isomerase family protein: protein MTESSAPAPVVTEKADGVAVVRLNRPDAMNALDLATKEALLADLQEVAEDDTVRCVVLTGTGRAFCVGQDLKEHVGLLAEGAERLFTTVPDHYNPIVTLLSTMDKPVIAAVNGVAAGAGAAFAFAADLRILHESAGFNLAFTGIALSSDSGSSFWLPRLVGVAKAKELLLMPRTVKADEALSLGLATQVVPADDYEGTVHELAARLAAGPTKAYGAIRRAVEFSATHTLAESLAHEGDLMNLTGGTRDHKAAVDAFLAKEKPVFEGR from the coding sequence ATGACCGAGTCGTCCGCCCCCGCTCCCGTCGTCACCGAGAAGGCGGACGGCGTCGCCGTCGTGCGGCTCAACCGGCCGGATGCGATGAACGCGCTGGATCTGGCGACCAAGGAGGCCCTGCTCGCCGACCTCCAGGAGGTGGCCGAAGACGACACGGTCCGGTGCGTCGTGCTCACCGGCACCGGACGTGCCTTCTGCGTGGGGCAGGACCTCAAGGAGCACGTCGGCCTGCTCGCCGAGGGCGCGGAGCGGCTGTTCACCACCGTGCCCGATCACTACAACCCGATCGTCACGCTGCTGTCGACGATGGACAAGCCGGTGATCGCGGCGGTCAACGGTGTCGCGGCCGGTGCGGGTGCGGCGTTCGCATTCGCGGCCGACCTGCGGATCCTGCACGAGTCGGCCGGGTTCAACCTGGCATTCACCGGCATCGCCCTGTCCAGCGACTCGGGTTCGTCGTTCTGGCTGCCGCGGCTGGTCGGGGTCGCCAAGGCCAAGGAACTGCTGTTGATGCCGCGCACGGTCAAGGCCGACGAGGCGCTGTCGCTGGGGCTGGCGACCCAGGTCGTGCCCGCCGACGACTACGAGGGCACCGTGCACGAACTGGCGGCGCGGCTGGCGGCCGGCCCCACCAAGGCGTATGGCGCCATCCGGCGCGCCGTGGAGTTCTCGGCCACGCACACGCTCGCCGAGTCGCTGGCGCACGAGGGTGACCTGATGAACCTCACCGGCGGCACCCGGGACCACAAGGCGGCCGTCGACGCGTTCCTCGCCAAGGAGAAGCCGGTCTTCGAGGGCCGCTGA
- a CDS encoding potassium transporter Kup — protein sequence MFSERRAHQGRRAGFWTLAVGAMGVVFGDIGTSPLYSLQTVFSIDHNTVRTTPGDVYGVVSLVFWSVTVVVSIKYVSLILRADNDGEGGIMALAALVRRHVRPGGRRFGLVMLLGVLGASLFYGDSVITPAISVMSAIEGLEVPAPGLAEWVVPLGAVIITALFLVQRFGTAIVGRFFGPVMILWFLVIGVLGLAKIIPDPGVIKGLSPTYALAFLFDRPFVAFIAMGAVVLSITGAEALYADMGHFGKAPIRRSWFALVFPCLTLNYLGQAALILRRPTAVRNPFFLLAPSWMQWPLVVLATAATVIASQAVISGAYSVSRQAERLGYLPRLTVRHTSQSEGGQIYLPAVNWILFAGVMVLLLSFRSSARLATAYGLAVTGTFLLTTTLFLLYADSAWHWSRRRLILVGLLFGILEIIYFAANLTKIVHGGWLPILIAVAVATCMITWRKGGRVVTEHRTAKEGSLGQFVDWLDQHEPTRVPGTAVFLHPDLPTVPLALRENAAVNHVLHEHVVIVSAISHNVPHIRGRGRVELEAIGRESDRITRVRLHFGFQDDQDVPAALRLARDRGVDVDPEAAYYFLSRITLHRGTAPVMPTWRKRLFLAMAHNAANPTDYYRLPEERTVIMGAQVKF from the coding sequence TTGTTCTCTGAACGCCGAGCCCACCAGGGGCGTCGTGCAGGCTTCTGGACGCTGGCGGTCGGCGCAATGGGCGTGGTCTTCGGCGACATCGGCACCAGCCCGCTCTACTCGCTGCAGACGGTTTTCTCGATCGACCACAACACGGTGCGCACGACGCCCGGTGATGTGTACGGCGTGGTCTCGCTGGTCTTCTGGTCGGTCACCGTCGTCGTCAGCATCAAGTACGTCAGCCTGATCCTGCGCGCAGACAACGACGGCGAGGGCGGCATCATGGCACTGGCTGCCCTCGTCCGCCGGCACGTGCGGCCGGGTGGTCGGCGGTTCGGTCTGGTGATGCTGCTGGGCGTGCTCGGCGCGTCGCTCTTCTACGGTGACAGCGTCATCACGCCGGCGATCTCGGTCATGTCGGCGATCGAGGGCCTCGAGGTGCCGGCGCCCGGTCTTGCTGAATGGGTCGTCCCGCTCGGCGCCGTCATCATCACAGCGCTGTTCCTGGTGCAGCGGTTCGGAACGGCGATCGTCGGTCGCTTCTTCGGGCCGGTGATGATCCTGTGGTTCCTGGTCATCGGGGTGTTGGGGCTGGCCAAGATCATTCCGGATCCGGGTGTCATCAAAGGTCTTTCACCGACCTACGCACTCGCCTTCCTCTTCGATCGCCCGTTCGTGGCCTTCATCGCCATGGGTGCGGTGGTGCTGTCGATCACCGGTGCCGAGGCGCTGTATGCCGACATGGGTCATTTCGGCAAGGCACCTATCCGCAGGTCGTGGTTCGCGCTGGTCTTTCCGTGCCTGACGCTGAACTATCTGGGCCAGGCGGCGCTGATCCTGCGGAGGCCGACAGCGGTGCGCAATCCGTTCTTCCTCCTGGCGCCGTCCTGGATGCAGTGGCCGCTCGTGGTGCTCGCGACCGCGGCCACGGTCATCGCTTCTCAGGCGGTCATCTCCGGCGCCTATTCGGTGTCGCGACAAGCGGAGCGGCTCGGTTATCTGCCGCGGCTGACCGTCCGGCACACGTCACAGAGCGAAGGAGGCCAGATCTACCTGCCGGCGGTCAACTGGATCCTGTTCGCCGGGGTGATGGTGCTCCTGCTGTCCTTCCGGTCCTCCGCGCGGCTCGCCACGGCATACGGGCTGGCGGTGACCGGGACCTTCCTGCTCACCACGACCCTCTTCCTGCTGTATGCCGACTCGGCCTGGCACTGGTCCCGGCGCCGACTGATCTTGGTCGGGTTGTTGTTCGGAATCCTCGAGATCATCTACTTCGCCGCAAATCTGACCAAGATCGTGCACGGCGGCTGGCTGCCGATCCTCATCGCAGTCGCGGTGGCGACGTGCATGATCACCTGGCGCAAGGGTGGTCGAGTCGTGACGGAGCACCGGACCGCGAAGGAGGGCTCGCTGGGCCAGTTCGTCGACTGGCTGGACCAACACGAGCCGACCCGGGTGCCGGGGACTGCCGTGTTCCTCCACCCCGACCTGCCCACCGTGCCGCTGGCGCTGCGCGAGAACGCCGCCGTCAATCACGTCCTGCACGAGCATGTTGTCATCGTCTCGGCGATCTCGCACAACGTGCCGCACATCAGGGGCAGGGGCCGGGTGGAGCTCGAGGCGATCGGTCGCGAGTCCGACCGCATCACCCGGGTCCGGCTGCACTTCGGCTTCCAGGACGACCAGGACGTACCGGCAGCATTGCGGCTTGCGCGCGACCGCGGGGTCGATGTCGATCCTGAGGCGGCGTACTACTTCCTGTCGCGGATCACCCTGCACCGCGGGACGGCGCCAGTCATGCCTACCTGGCGCAAGCGGCTGTTCCTGGCGATGGCGCACAACGCGGCGAACCCCACCGACTACTACCGGCTGCCGGAGGAGCGCACCGTCATCATGGGCGCCCAGGTGAAGTTCTGA